A window of the Cucurbita pepo subsp. pepo cultivar mu-cu-16 chromosome LG01, ASM280686v2, whole genome shotgun sequence genome harbors these coding sequences:
- the LOC111788746 gene encoding paired amphipathic helix protein Sin3-like 4 isoform X2 → MSNFLCRNFDSNLSSKHGFLLKAEEFFSEMKRSRDDVYMGSQLKRPSISTRPEASTQPQMAGGGSAQKLTTNDALVYLKRVKDIFQDKRQQYEDFLEVMKDFKAQRIDTAGVIARVKDLFKGHRDLILGFNTFLPKGYEITLPLDDDQPTQKKPVEFEEAINFVNKIKTRFQGDDHVYKSFLDILNMYRKENKSITEVYQEVAALFQEHPDLLVEFTHFLPDSSATGSVHYSSGRSLMLRDRHSAMPTMRQMQVDRKDRTIVSHAERDLSVDRPEPDHDRALMKLDKDQRRRGEKEKERRDDRDRREHDRDRVDRDYEHDGRRDFSTHRFPHKRKTARRIDDSTADQLHPGGEGIYSQEFAFCERVKEKLRNAEDYQEFLKCLHIYSKEIITRAELQSLMGDLLGRYSDLMDGFNEFLARCERNDGFLAGVMSRKSLWNEGSLPRTVQVEDRDRDRDREREKEDISKDRDRENRERDRLEKNAAFGSKDIVGHRMSVFSSKDKYLAKPINELDLSNCERCTPSYRLLPKNYPIPSASQRTDLGDQVLNDHWVSVTSGSEDYSFKHMRKNQYEESLFRCEDDRFELDMLLESVNVTTKRVEELLERINNNLIKADCPITIEDHLTALNLRCIERLYGDHGLDVMDVLRKNASLALPVILTRLKQKQEEWARCRYDFNKVWAEIYAKNYHKSLDHRSFYFKQQDTKSLSTKALLAEIKEISEKKRKEDDVLLAIAAGNRRPIIPNLEFEYPDPELHEDLYQLIKYSCGEVCSTEQLDKVMKVWTTFLEPMLGVPSRPHGAEDTEDVIKAKIHPTKSATINVVESDGSPGGGATMMHPKPLNSSRNGDECIPPEQSSSCRTWPLNGDNGVKEDSFHDADRIVRKGDPFCSSSQHTKIQDNAPVTDELSGVSKQDNSTECFVNSNASLATAAEQSNGKTNIENTSGLSTTPSRLGNSAVESGIELPSSEIGGPTRQILTVNGTVTDGIKGHRYADESVRHLKIEREEGELSPNGDFEEDNFANYDGELKALPEKEGVAGRQYPSTRGEEELCYREAGGENDADADDEGEESAQRSSEESENASENGDVSASDSGDGEDCSREDHEDGEHDDNKAESEGEAEGMADAHDVEGDGTSIPFSERFLLTVKPLAKHVPPMLHEEGKESHVFYGNDSFYVLFRLHQTLYERIQSAKINSSSSERKWRASSDTTPTDLYARFMNALYSLLDGSSDNTKFEDDCRATIGTQSYVLFTLDKLIYKLVKQLQAVASDEMDNKLLQLYAYEKSRKTGGFIDAVYHENARVLLHDENIYRIERSSTPTHLSIQLMDYGYDKPEVTAVTMDPIFSSYLHNDFFSVLPEKKVKSGIFLKRNKRKYACGDENSAACHALEQLKIVNGLECKIACNSSKVSYVLDTEDFLFRRNSKRKRLHGNSSCDDQSKSSSGDSSSRRVQKFHKLLENS, encoded by the exons ATGAGCAACTTCTTGTGTAGGAATTTTGATTCTAATCTGAGTTCGAAGCATGGGTTTCTATTGAAGGCGGAGGAATTCTTTTCGGAGATGAAGAGGTCTAGAGACGACGTTTATATGGGCTCACAACTCAAGCGTCCTTCGATTTCCACTCGTCCAGAAGC ATCTACACAACCCCAAATGGCTGGAGGAGGAAGTGCCCAGAAATTAACCACTAATGACGCCCTAGTATATCTCAAGAGAGTGAAGGACATATTTCAAGACAAGAGACAACAGTATGAAGACTTCCTTGAAGTTATGAAAGATTTCAAGGCCCAAAG AATTGATACTGCGGGAGTCATTGCAAGAGTAAAGGATTTGTTTAAAGGCCATCGAGACCTCATTTTGGGCTTCAATACATTCTTGCCCAAAGGATATGAGATCACTCTTCCACTGGATGATGATCAACCTACACAAAAGAAACCTGTTGAGTTTGAAGAAGCTATCAATTTTGTGAACAAGATAaag ACACGATTTCAAGGCGATGATCATgtttataaatcatttttagacattttaaatatgtacAGAAAGGAAAACAAGTCAATCACTGAGGTCTACCAGGAG GTTGCTGCACTTTTCCAAGAGCACCCAGATTTGCTTGTTGAGTttactcattttcttccagATTCTTCAGCCACAGGATCTGTTCACTATAGCTCTGGAAGAAGTTTAATGCTCCGTGATAGGCATTCTGCCATGCCCACTATGCGGCAAATGCAAGTTGACCGG AAAGATCGAACTATTGTGTCCCATGCTGAACGTGACCTTAGTGTTGACCGTCCGGAACCAGACCATGATAGAGCTCTAATGAAACTGGACAAAGATCAACGTAGGCGTGgtgagaaggaaaaggaaagaagagatGATAGAGATAGGAGAGAACATGATCGGGATAGGGTTGACAGAGACTATGAGCATGATGGAAGACGGGACTTTAGCACGCATCGGTTTCCCCACAAGAGGAAAACAGCCCGTAGGATTGACGACTCTACTGCCGATCAATTGCATCCAGGTGGAGAAG GTATATACAGCCAGGAGTTTGCTTTCTGTGAAAGAGTCAAAGAGAAGTTGAGAAATGCTGAAGATTACCAGGAATTTTTGAAATGTCTGCATATCTATAGCAAGGAGATAATTACCCGAGCAGAACTTCAATCTTTG ATGGGTGATTTGCTTGGAAGATATTCTGATCTTATGGATGGTTTCAATGAATTTTTGGCACGATGCGAGAGGAATG ATGGATTTCTTGCTGGTGTCATGAGTAGAA AGTCATTATGGAATGAAGGAAGTTTGCCTAGAACAGTGCAAGTGGAGGATAGGGACAGAGATAGAGACCGTGAACGTGAGAAAGAGGATATTTCTAAAGATAGAGATCGTGAAAATCGAGAAAGAGATAGACTTGAAAAGAATGCTGCATTTGGAAGTAAAGATATAGTAGGTCATCGGATGTCTGTGTTTTCTAGCAAAGACAAGTATTTGGCGAAGCCAATAAATGAACTCGATCTATCGAACTGCGAACGTTGCACTCCCAGTTACCGCCTTCTGCCAAAAAAT TATCCTATACCTTCGGCCAGCCAAAGAACAGATCTTGGTGATCAAGTGTTGAATGATCACTGGGTATCTGTCACTTCAGGAAGCGAGGATTACTCTTTCAAACATATGCGCAAAAACCAGTATGAAGAAAGCCTTTTCCGATGCGAAGATGACAG GTTTGAACTTGACATGTTGCTGGAGTCTGTAAATGTGACTACTAAGCGTGTTGAAGAACTACTTGAAAGGATCAACAACAATTTGATCAAAGCAGACTGTCCAATCACAATTGAGGATCACCTCACTG CTCTAAATCTGAGGTGCATCGAACGATTATATGGTGACCATGGGCTTGATGTTATGGATGTGTTGAGGAAGAATGCGTCTCTTGCTCTGCCAGTTATTTTGACCCGATTGAAGCAGAAACAGGAAGAATGGGCACGGTGTCGTTATGACTTCAATAAAGTTTGGGCTGAAATATATGCTAAGAACTATCATAAGTCACTTGATCATCGTAGCTTCTACTTCAAGCAGCAAGACACAAAAAGCTTGAGCACTAAAG cCTTGTTGGCGGAGATCAAAGAGATCAGTGAGAAGAAGCGAAAGGAAGATGATGTGTTGCTTGCTATTGCTGCTGGAAATAGACGACCCATAATTCCGAATTTGGAATTTGAGTATCCCGATCCAGAGCTTCATGAAGATCTATATCAACTAATCAAATATTCCTGTGGAGAAGTTTGTTCGACGGAACAATTAGATAAGGTTATGAAGGTATGGACAACCTTCCTTGAGCCCATGCTTGGTGTTCCTTCTCGACCTCATGGTGCTGAGGACACCGAAGATGTTATTAAGGCAAAGATCCATCCTACCAAGAGTGCTACTATTAATGTAGTAGAGAGTGATGGCAGTCCTGGTGGGGGTGCCACTATGATGCACCCGAAGCCATTGAATTCGTCTAGAAATGGAGATGAATGTATTCCACCTGAACAATCAAGTTCTTGCAGGACTTGGCCCTTGAATGGGGACAATGGGGTCAAAGAAGATAGTTTCCATGATGCAGATCGTATTGTACGGAAGGGTGATCCTTTCTGCAGTAGTTCCCAACACACTAAAATTCAGGATAATGCACCCGTGACTGATGAATTGTCTGGAGTAAGTAAACAAGACAATTCTACCGAATGCTTTGTCAATTCAAATGCATCCCTTGCAACTGCAGCAGAGCAAAGCAATGGGAAAACTAACATAGAAAACACATCAG GATTGAGCACTACTCCTTCGCGACTTGGAAATAGTGCCGTTGAGAGTGGAATTGAGTTACCTTCCTCAGAG ATTGGGGGCCCTACAAGACAAATTCTAACTGTGAATGGCACAGTCACAGATGGCATAAAAGGCCACAGATATGCTGATGAGTCTGTTAGACacttaaaaattgaaagggaAGAGGGTGAATTATCTCCAAAcggagattttgaagaagataATTTTGCCAATTATGACGGAGAATTGAAAGCTCTGCCAGAAAAGGAAGGTGTTGCTGGCAGGCAATATCCAAGCACCCGAGGTGAAGAAGAATTATGCTACAGAGAGGCTGGTGGGGAAAATGATGCTGATGCTGATGATGAAGGGGAGGAAAGTGCTCAAAGGTCATCAGAGGAGAGTGAAAATGCCTCTGAAAATGGTGATGTTTCTGCAAGTGATTCTGGTGATGGGGAGGATTGTTCTCGTGAAGATCATGAGGATGGAGAACATGATGATAATAAGGCTGAGAGTGAAGGTGAGGCAGAAGGGATGGCCGATGCCCATGATGTGGAAGGAGATGGAACATCTATACCCTTCTCTGAACGCTTTCTATTGACTGTAAAGCCTCTTGCCAAGCATGTTCCTCCCATGTTGCATGAAGAAGGAAAGGAGTCTCATGTATTTTATGGAAACGACTCTTTTTATGTGCTTTTTAGGCTCCACCAA ACACTGTATGAGAGAATACAATCTGCAAAGATCAACTCTTCATCCTCAGAGAGGAAATGGAGGGCCTCAAGTGATACAACTCCCACGGATCTATATGCCAG GTTCATGAATGCACTTTATAGCCTACTGGACGGTTCCTCTGATAACACAAAGTTTGAGGATGATTGCCGAGCCACTATCGGAACCCAGTCATATGTTCTATTCACATTAGacaaactaatttataaaCTTGTCAAACAG CTTCAAGCAGTTGCCTCAGATGAAATGGATAACAAACTTCTCCAACTATATGCGtatgaaaaatcaagaaaaacgGGAGGATTTATTGATGCAGTTTATCATGAAAATGCTCGCGTACTTCTTCATGATGAGAATATCTATCGCATAGAACGA TCATCCACACCAACGCATCTTTCTATTCAGCTTATGGACTATGGCTACGATAAGCCTGAAGTAACTGCTGTTACGATGGACCCCATTTTTTCCTCTTATCTGCATAATGATTTCTTCTCAGTTCTCCCTGAGAAAAAGGTGAAGTCAGGGATCTTCTTGAAGAG AAACAAACGTAAATATGCCTGTGGCGATGAGAATTCTGCCGCATGCCATGCTTTGGAACAGCTTAAAATTGTAAATGGTCTGGAGTGTAAAATTGCTTGCAATTCATCGAAG GTTTCGTACGTTTTAGATACAGAGGACTTTTTATTTCGTAGAAATAGCAAAAGGAAACGTCTGCATGGAAATAGCTCATGCGACGACCAGTCGAAGTCTTCCAGTGGGGATTCAAGTAGTAGGAGGGTGCAGAAGTTCCACAAGCTACTTGAGAACTCATGA